The window ACTAACCCGAATGATATAGGGTAAACCAAGTGATTGAATAAGTTCCTGCCTCCGCGGCGAAGACGAAGCAAGAATAAGTCTTTGTTTAGGGGAATTACTCAAAAGAAACAACTCCTAGCTGATTGTAATATGAATAGGCTTTCCAAAGGCAATCCAGTCACACCTTACGATACAGGAGGTATGCCCCCACTAATCCAAGAATACTGCACAGGTTTAGCTTCACCAAAAGATGGAACTCATATTTCACGACTTGTAAATCGGCCTTGGGCTCCCACGAAATTTGGGCCGTTTTGGTCAAAAATGCGAGAGCAGGCACTGCAGCCAGCAGCTGGCCTATGATAATCCCGGTAATTAAACCGACGATTAAAAATACGATCAATGTGAAGGTACCTTTTTTCATTCCTGTCATCCTCTCTTTATGTACAAGCCCTATTATACGGGTAGACTCTTCTTTTTTCCAAGTAAAAATATGATAGGATGGTGATTCTTACCAGCTTACAACGTAAGCCGATCCTAGTAAGATAGTTAGCGGAGGTATTTCAACTTATGACTCTACTTAAAAGACTTATCCTTTTATCCTTATTACTTACATTTGTATTTCCTTATCAAGCATTCGCTTACAAAGTTGTCCTAGATGCCGGACATGGGGGAAGTGACCCTGGAGCGATCGGTGTAAACGGTCTCCGTGAAAAAGATGTCAATTGGGACATTACCCAGAAGGTGCGGGACGAGCTAATCGCAAAAGGTTACGAAGTTGTCTTAACAAGAACAGATGACTCCTATTGGTCGCTCGCACAGCGCGTCGAATTTACAAATACGCTACAAGCGGATTTATTCGTATCTATCCACGCTAATGCACATCCGAGCGCGAAGGCGAACGGAACCATGGTTCTCTACTACGATAATGATTATCCACAAGAGGATTATCCAGCAAGTGAAGCAATGAAACAATTAACTCCGTACAACAAAGACCTCGCACAGCGAGTTTTGGATTCACTAGTCGCTGCTGTCGGTACCAAAAACCTAGGTCTCATTCCAAGTGCTGTTTATGTAGCCAGAATGGGAACAATTCCGAGTATTCTCGTAGAAACCGCCTTCCTTAGCCAAACAAGTGACGCAGCTTTGCTTGCAAGCGATTCGGTTCGGTCTAAAATGGCTTCAGGCATTGCAAATGGGATTGCTGCTTATACGCCGCCCCTTTTTACAGATTCACTTGGTCATTGGGCCAGAGATGCGATTTTGCGGATGAAGAATAAAGGAGTCATTGAAGGTATTGCTAATCGTTATGAACCGGAACGTGCTTTAACAAGAGCAGAATTTCTCACATTAATGGATCGGGTATTTACATTCAGCAAGTTGAAAGCTGTCTGTGAGCCGAGCGGAACCGTGACAGCCATCGTTTATGGTTGCCAAGCTCCGGCTGAGCAAAATTACAAAGACTTGCCGTCTTCCCATTGGGCAAGCCCTGTATTTGCCAAAGCCAAAAACTTAAACCTCCTGCAAGGCTACTCTGATGGAACGATTAGACCCAATCAATCGATTACGAGAGGTGAAGTCGCTTTTCTCTTCGATCGTCTTTTGCAAATGTCGTCTACCACGACGAATAACCCGCCTGTTGCAGCATCATCTGCATCTTTCAACGATGTACCTGAGACATTATGGAGTGCTAAGGCCATTTATGCGCTAAGAAATAAGGGCATCATTGATGGTATAACGGATACCGCGTTTAAACCTAGTCAAACTCTTACCCGTGCAGAGATTGCTGCCTTGCTCAATCGCTATTACAAATAAAAAGCAGTGTGTCCAAACTCTTGAGAGCTTTGGGTACACTGCTTTTTCATTAGGACACGCTTATTTTCTTAAGCAGCTCTCTCTGAGCAATAATATACTGCATCATGGACGATTGTGCTTGCCATAGCATAGCCGCGGAAGGTGTCTTCTTGTACTCTTCCATGGATTGAACCGCACTGTTGATCGATGTGGTCATTTTTTGCATGAATGGCTTCGTGTCATCACCTACCCCCTCGCTAATAGAGGCCGACAATGTCGTAAGGAGCTGATGCGAAGAACGAATCGATTGCAGCGACGTTTCAGCAAGCGGGGTTGGCTTCGTCTCATCCAAATGAACGAGCGCTAATCCATTTATCGTATTCACTAGTTTATCACCTTCGGCAATGAAGGTTGGAACCGACTCCGGTTTCGAGCCGCTCCAACGAATGCCTGTGGCCGCAGGGATATCCATATTTTTCATATAAACCTCAATGGTTTTATCCGTTGTTTGCACTTGTTCTCTTAATGCGAGAGCGTCATCTCGGTTTTTGGCAAATCCGACGAATACAGTTAGCTTATCTGTGGTGTCAAGCGCAGTGGCTAACCCTTTCTTCTTCAGAGTATCTTGGATAGCCTGGGCTCCCTGTAAGTTACTAAATACACCATTTTGAAGGAACGTATACGATTTCGCAGGAATTTGAACCGCTGTGACTGCTGAGGCAGCAGCCGGAATAGCAGGTGCTTGATCTGTAGACGTTTTAGTTGCTCCTGTTGACGCTTTCGATGGGACCGCTGCTTGTACATTAGGCGAAGGAACGGTTATCGTATTTGTAATCGATGCCGTATCTTTAGTCTCACGATCACTTGAAAACATGGAGAGAACAAAGAAGCCAAATGCAATGCCCGTCACTACCGCTCCTGCCACTGATGTTGCAATTCGAATCCAAGGTGTACCCGTTGATTTTGCGTATCTGGCACCTGTCCCCGGTTCCTTATAAGGTTCCTTAGACGCCCAGGATGACCACTCATCCCGATGTCTGTCCGAAATAGGCTCAGCTCTCTCTGTTGACTGATGTCCAACAGCTGGATTCTCACGGGCAGTCTGTGACTCACGAATGATGCGTTCCACTCGCTCTCCTTCCGTTTCAATCTGACTATTCCAGCTTCCAAAGTCCGTCGTGAACGTATTTAAAGCATGAGGTTCAAATAAATGTTCGACTTGCTCCCTCTCCGCTTGATGATAAGGAGTAACCTCATCCGACGTATGACGGTCAATCGTAGAATCTATAACCTTAAATTCTTCCTGATAGAGTGGTATCACTTTCTCTTCTTGATCAGGTACTCGCGATGCTCTACGGGTTGATTCCGGGTTTTCTTGTGGATCGAAACGGTAGGTTATTCTTGCTTTATTCTTGTTCATCTCTCAATCACTCCTCGTAAAATTTATTTGGAAACGGGCATAACGCCGCGTCGTCTTGTCCAAATCTTCTGTTACTAGATTATGATTGAGAGAGCCCCATTATGTTTCTTTCAGCAAAAAAAGACCGCTTCCAGCCATTTGGCTTGCAGCGATCTTTCTTCTAACTAGTTGGTTCGTACTTTTTACGCAGCGATTTCGCTAAACCGTCAGCTGCTTTCCAGATGTCGCCCGCTCCCATGGTTAACACCAAGTCACCAGGCTGCACATGCTGAATCAAATAGGTGAGTACCTCATCCCGAGTTGCAATATGCTGAACATTCGGGTTGCTGTTACTGCGGATCAATTCAACCAGTTTGGCTGAATCTATCCCCTCAATCCGCTGCTCGCCGGCAGGTGAGTAAATATCGGTAATAATAACCTCATCAGCTTCATCAAATGAGCGGCTGAACTGTTCAAATAAATAATAGGTTCGCGTATAGCGTTGTGGTTGAAATACAGCTATGATGCGTTTCCCTGTTGCCTTTGCTGCGGAAATGGTTGCTTGAATCTCCGTAGGATGATGCGCGTAGTCATCAATGACCAACATGTTCGCAACTTCTCCCAGCACTTGGAACCTACGCTTTGCACCGCGGAATTCCTGAATAGCTTCTGCAATTTTCTCGAAAGCAAGCCCTGCTTCCAGACAGGTGATAAGCGTCGCTAGTGCATTATATACGTTGTGTTTACCTGGTACGGACAAGCTAACCTGACCAAGTGCCGCCCCTTTGAACTGTACAGTAAACGTAACCTTACGGTCGCCTAATGTAATATCTGTTGCGACATAATCAGCCTCAGTATCTATGCCATACGTAATAACTTCGCTTTGAATATGCGGAATCATTTCACGTAAGAACTCATCATCATGACAAACAATAGCTCTACCTCCAGGTCTAACTTGACTGAGGAATTGCTTGTAAGCTTTCTTCAAATTCTCGAAATCACCATTATAATTCTCCAAGTGATCCGCTTCGATATTGTTAACAAGTGCGAGGGTAGGGTGATATTGAAGGAAGGTTCCATCACTCTCGTCCGCTTCTGCTACGACGAATTCGCCTTTACCAGCTTTGGCGTTGCTACCTACATTCATGATCTCGCCACCGATGATGTAGGTCGGATCTATTCCACAAATTTCCATGACTAAAGCAATCATTGATGATGTTGTTGTTTTGCCGTGGGCTCCAGCTACGGCGATACCTTTGCGTTCATTCATGAGCCGAGCAAGCATTTGTGAGCGATGAATAATCGGAATATTCAATTGTTCCGCTGCTTGCATTTCTACATTGTCTTTGGCCAAAGCGGTTGAATATACTACCAAATCGGCCCCTGACACATTCCTAGCTTCATGTCCGATGAAAACTTGAGCACCCTTCGCTTTCAGCTTTTCTGTAAGCTCTTGCTGCGCCAGATCGGAACCAGATATCCGGTATCCCATTTCCAGCATGACTTTGGCAATGGCACTCATGCCGTATCCGCCGATGCCTATAAAATGTACGTGTTCTGCTTGACTCACGCCGTTCTCACCATCCTTTTTCAGAATCGGTTTGATAGGTAATCCAAGAACGAACATCAGAGATTAAATACAGCGTGCCGGATACGACCGCCAGATCATCCTGCTCAGTTCTACTTGTTAGTGTTTCTAAGGCTCGCTTCCAATCTCGCTCGACAATGATATCTACCTCACGGTTCATCTCGCGCAGCAGCCCTCTTGCAATCTCAGCGAGCATAGAAGCGTCACCTTTTTTATGAAAATCGGGTTCCGTAATAATAAGAGTATCCACCAATGGTAGTATATGCCTTAAGTAGCCTGTATGATTCTTCGTCGAGAGCATTCCTACCATCATATGAAGTTTACGGTAAGTATATACACTTTGGAGCGCGGAAGCCAGTGTTGCGGCCCCTTCGGGGTTGTGAGCGCCATCGAGTAATATACGAGGTTCGCTCGAAACCATCTCAAGCCTGCCCGGCCAACGTGTCTCCTTGAGTCCTTTGAACAGATCCTCATCATCTACGATGCAGGCATAATATTGACGAAGAACTTCAAGCGTCATTACGGCCACGGCTGCGTTCTTTAATTGGTGCTCTCCGTTTAACGTAATCGGTACACCATTAATATTTCGAAACGGCCCGCTAAAATCAAATGTTTGGCTATCTAGCTCACTTGTCACATTCGTGTAATTGAATTGTCCACCAAGTGAGTAGAGTGTTGCTTTTTTCGCCTTGGCTGTTTGATCGATCACACTCCAAACCTCATGCGGCTCAACAGCTGTAATAACAGGTACACCAGCTTTAATAATACCCGCTTTATCTGCTGCGACTAATTCGAGTGTATCCCCCAAGATTTCCATATGGTCATGGCCTACATTCGTAATAATGGTTACGACGGGATTCACAATATTCGTGCTATCCAGCCTTCCCCCGAGACCTGTTTCCCATACGACGTAATCGGGATATGCCACTTTGCCGAAATGCATGATCGCAAGCGCAGTCGAAATTTCAAACATAGACGGAGGACCGACTTCAGTCTCTGCGATTTCGTCAACGATTGGCTTCATTTCATTCACCAGTCTGAGCAGCACGTCGTCCGGAATGTCGGCTCCATTCACTTGGATACGATTCGTATATTTTTCCAAATAAGGAGACGTGAATGTTCCAACGTCATATCCACAAGCTTGCAAAACAGAAGATAGATAGGCACATGTAGAGCCTTTGCCATTCGTCCCAGCCACATGAATGAATTTCAGCCTACGTTCGGGGTGACCCAGTTTCTCCATCAGCAACTGCATTCGTTGAAGCCCCGGTTTCATACCGAGCTTCTCCATCCGGCCGACAATCCAGGCAATGGCTTCTTGCGCTGTCTGGAATTCAGCCGAAGGGGTGTCTTTGATTTTATCCATCGATTTCATCCTCATTTACTATATGAATCAGCTTGTTTTCGTAACTAGGCAATCGTTTGATTTACTGCAATTATCCTTTTAACTCCGCTAAT is drawn from Paenibacillus sp. V4I7 and contains these coding sequences:
- a CDS encoding N-acetylmuramoyl-L-alanine amidase; the encoded protein is MTLLKRLILLSLLLTFVFPYQAFAYKVVLDAGHGGSDPGAIGVNGLREKDVNWDITQKVRDELIAKGYEVVLTRTDDSYWSLAQRVEFTNTLQADLFVSIHANAHPSAKANGTMVLYYDNDYPQEDYPASEAMKQLTPYNKDLAQRVLDSLVAAVGTKNLGLIPSAVYVARMGTIPSILVETAFLSQTSDAALLASDSVRSKMASGIANGIAAYTPPLFTDSLGHWARDAILRMKNKGVIEGIANRYEPERALTRAEFLTLMDRVFTFSKLKAVCEPSGTVTAIVYGCQAPAEQNYKDLPSSHWASPVFAKAKNLNLLQGYSDGTIRPNQSITRGEVAFLFDRLLQMSSTTTNNPPVAASSASFNDVPETLWSAKAIYALRNKGIIDGITDTAFKPSQTLTRAEIAALLNRYYK
- the murC gene encoding UDP-N-acetylmuramate--L-alanine ligase gives rise to the protein MSQAEHVHFIGIGGYGMSAIAKVMLEMGYRISGSDLAQQELTEKLKAKGAQVFIGHEARNVSGADLVVYSTALAKDNVEMQAAEQLNIPIIHRSQMLARLMNERKGIAVAGAHGKTTTSSMIALVMEICGIDPTYIIGGEIMNVGSNAKAGKGEFVVAEADESDGTFLQYHPTLALVNNIEADHLENYNGDFENLKKAYKQFLSQVRPGGRAIVCHDDEFLREMIPHIQSEVITYGIDTEADYVATDITLGDRKVTFTVQFKGAALGQVSLSVPGKHNVYNALATLITCLEAGLAFEKIAEAIQEFRGAKRRFQVLGEVANMLVIDDYAHHPTEIQATISAAKATGKRIIAVFQPQRYTRTYYLFEQFSRSFDEADEVIITDIYSPAGEQRIEGIDSAKLVELIRSNSNPNVQHIATRDEVLTYLIQHVQPGDLVLTMGAGDIWKAADGLAKSLRKKYEPTS
- a CDS encoding folylpolyglutamate synthase/dihydrofolate synthase family protein — protein: MKSMDKIKDTPSAEFQTAQEAIAWIVGRMEKLGMKPGLQRMQLLMEKLGHPERRLKFIHVAGTNGKGSTCAYLSSVLQACGYDVGTFTSPYLEKYTNRIQVNGADIPDDVLLRLVNEMKPIVDEIAETEVGPPSMFEISTALAIMHFGKVAYPDYVVWETGLGGRLDSTNIVNPVVTIITNVGHDHMEILGDTLELVAADKAGIIKAGVPVITAVEPHEVWSVIDQTAKAKKATLYSLGGQFNYTNVTSELDSQTFDFSGPFRNINGVPITLNGEHQLKNAAVAVMTLEVLRQYYACIVDDEDLFKGLKETRWPGRLEMVSSEPRILLDGAHNPEGAATLASALQSVYTYRKLHMMVGMLSTKNHTGYLRHILPLVDTLIITEPDFHKKGDASMLAEIARGLLREMNREVDIIVERDWKRALETLTSRTEQDDLAVVSGTLYLISDVRSWITYQTDSEKGW
- a CDS encoding SPOR domain-containing protein, translated to MNKNKARITYRFDPQENPESTRRASRVPDQEEKVIPLYQEEFKVIDSTIDRHTSDEVTPYHQAEREQVEHLFEPHALNTFTTDFGSWNSQIETEGERVERIIRESQTARENPAVGHQSTERAEPISDRHRDEWSSWASKEPYKEPGTGARYAKSTGTPWIRIATSVAGAVVTGIAFGFFVLSMFSSDRETKDTASITNTITVPSPNVQAAVPSKASTGATKTSTDQAPAIPAAASAVTAVQIPAKSYTFLQNGVFSNLQGAQAIQDTLKKKGLATALDTTDKLTVFVGFAKNRDDALALREQVQTTDKTIEVYMKNMDIPAATGIRWSGSKPESVPTFIAEGDKLVNTINGLALVHLDETKPTPLAETSLQSIRSSHQLLTTLSASISEGVGDDTKPFMQKMTTSINSAVQSMEEYKKTPSAAMLWQAQSSMMQYIIAQRELLKKISVS
- a CDS encoding DUF4321 domain-containing protein; translation: MKKGTFTLIVFLIVGLITGIIIGQLLAAVPALAFLTKTAQISWEPKADLQVVKYEFHLLVKLNLCSILGLVGAYLLYRKV